Proteins encoded by one window of Streptomyces sp. LX-29:
- a CDS encoding response regulator — MSAADAPDAQSHVPPQTTRVVIAEDEALIRLDLKEMLEEEGYSVVGEAGDGETAVALAREHRPDLVILDVKMPVLDGISAAERIAADSIAPVLMLTAFSQRELVERARDAGAMAYLVKPFSKSDVVPAIEMAVSRFAELRALEQEVADLAQRLETRKLVDRAKSVLQTQYGLTEPAAFRWIQKTSMDRRLSMQQVAEAVIEDAEEKKAAEKKAAKEQ; from the coding sequence GTGAGCGCCGCTGACGCCCCCGACGCACAGTCGCACGTCCCCCCGCAGACCACCCGCGTCGTCATCGCCGAGGACGAGGCCCTGATCCGCCTCGACCTCAAAGAGATGCTCGAAGAAGAGGGGTACTCCGTCGTCGGCGAGGCGGGCGACGGGGAGACGGCCGTCGCGCTCGCCCGGGAGCACCGGCCCGACCTGGTCATTCTCGACGTCAAGATGCCCGTCCTGGACGGGATCTCGGCCGCCGAGCGCATCGCGGCCGACAGCATCGCCCCCGTGCTGATGCTCACCGCCTTCTCGCAGCGCGAGCTGGTGGAGCGGGCGCGGGACGCCGGTGCGATGGCGTATCTGGTGAAGCCGTTCAGCAAGAGCGACGTGGTGCCGGCGATCGAGATGGCCGTGTCCCGGTTCGCGGAGCTGAGGGCGCTGGAGCAGGAGGTCGCCGACCTCGCGCAGCGGCTGGAGACGCGGAAGCTGGTCGACCGGGCGAAGAGCGTTCTGCAGACGCAGTACGGGCTGACCGAGCCGGCCGCGTTCCGTTGGATCCAGAAGACGTCGATGGATCGCCGGCTGTCGATGCAGCAGGTGGCCGAGGCGGTCATCGAGGACGCGGAGGAGAAGAAGGCGGCGGAGAAGAAGGCCGCGAAGGAGCAGTAG
- a CDS encoding ABC transporter ATP-binding protein: MTALLEVEDLRVAYGKIEAVKGISFSVDAGQVVTLIGTNGAGKTTTLRTLSGLLKPLSGRILFDGKPLSGVPAHKIVSLGLAHSPEGRHIFPRLSIAENLQLGAFLRKDAPGIAQDMERAYELFPILGERRSQAAGTLSGGEQQMLAMGRALMSRPKLLMLDEPSMGLSPIMMQKIMETIAELKAQGTTILLVEQNAQAALSLADQGHVMEIGKIVLSGSGASLLHDESVRKAYLGED; this comes from the coding sequence GTGACCGCACTGCTCGAGGTCGAGGACCTCCGCGTCGCCTACGGCAAGATCGAGGCCGTCAAGGGCATCTCGTTCAGCGTCGACGCCGGCCAGGTCGTCACCCTCATCGGCACCAACGGCGCCGGAAAGACCACCACCCTGCGCACCCTCTCCGGCCTCCTCAAGCCACTCAGCGGCCGCATCCTCTTCGACGGCAAACCGCTCTCCGGAGTCCCCGCGCACAAGATCGTCTCACTGGGCCTGGCCCACTCCCCCGAGGGCCGCCACATCTTCCCCCGGCTCTCCATCGCCGAGAACCTCCAGCTCGGCGCCTTCCTCAGAAAGGACGCCCCAGGCATCGCCCAGGACATGGAACGGGCCTACGAGCTCTTCCCCATCCTCGGCGAACGCCGCAGCCAGGCCGCCGGCACCCTCTCCGGCGGCGAACAGCAGATGCTCGCCATGGGCCGAGCGCTCATGTCCCGGCCCAAGCTGCTCATGCTCGACGAACCCTCCATGGGCCTCTCCCCGATCATGATGCAGAAGATCATGGAGACCATCGCCGAGCTCAAGGCCCAGGGCACCACCATCCTGCTCGTCGAGCAGAACGCCCAGGCCGCCCTCTCCCTGGCCGACCAGGGCCATGTGATGGAGATCGGCAAGATCGTCCTCTCGGGCAGCGGGGCCTCCCTGCTCCACGACGAGTCCGTACGCAAGGCGTACCTCGGCGAGGACTGA
- a CDS encoding ABC transporter ATP-binding protein, translating into MTDKNTTQVLQAAGVTMRFGGLTAVRGVDLTVNTGEIVGLIGPNGAGKTTFFNCLTGLYVPTEGQVSYRGTVLPPKPHLVTQAGIARTFQNIRLFANMTVLENVLVGRHTRTKEGLWSALLRGPGFKRAEAASTERAMELLEFIGLAGKADHLARNLPYGEQRKLEIARALASDPGLLLLDEPTAGMNPQETRATEELVFAIRDRGIAVLVIEHDMRFIFNLSDRVACLVQGQKLIEGTAEVVQADERVIAAYLGTPFEGAPGAEEVAEVEAAEATAHETAAEAKPEAPQKEPREDDTPPDETPPNEAQHDSTTPQTEDGQ; encoded by the coding sequence ATGACCGACAAGAACACCACCCAGGTCCTCCAGGCAGCCGGCGTCACCATGCGCTTCGGCGGACTCACCGCCGTACGCGGCGTCGACCTCACCGTCAACACCGGCGAGATCGTCGGCCTCATCGGACCCAACGGCGCCGGTAAGACCACCTTCTTCAACTGCCTCACCGGGCTCTACGTCCCCACCGAAGGCCAGGTCAGCTACCGCGGCACCGTCCTCCCCCCCAAGCCCCACCTCGTCACCCAGGCCGGCATCGCCCGCACCTTCCAGAACATCCGGCTCTTCGCCAACATGACCGTCCTGGAAAACGTCCTCGTCGGCCGCCACACCCGCACCAAGGAAGGGCTCTGGTCCGCCCTCCTCCGCGGCCCCGGCTTCAAGCGCGCCGAAGCCGCCTCCACCGAACGCGCCATGGAACTCCTCGAGTTCATCGGACTCGCCGGCAAAGCCGACCACCTGGCCCGCAACCTCCCCTACGGCGAACAACGCAAGCTGGAGATCGCCCGCGCCCTCGCCAGCGACCCCGGACTCCTCCTCCTCGACGAGCCCACCGCCGGCATGAACCCCCAGGAGACCCGCGCCACCGAAGAACTCGTCTTCGCCATCCGCGACCGAGGCATCGCCGTCCTCGTCATCGAGCACGACATGCGCTTCATCTTCAACCTCAGCGACCGCGTCGCCTGCCTCGTCCAAGGCCAGAAGCTCATCGAAGGCACCGCCGAGGTCGTCCAGGCCGACGAACGCGTCATCGCCGCCTACCTCGGCACACCCTTCGAAGGCGCGCCGGGCGCGGAAGAGGTCGCCGAGGTCGAAGCCGCCGAAGCCACCGCCCACGAGACCGCCGCCGAGGCGAAGCCCGAGGCGCCGCAGAAGGAGCCCCGGGAGGACGACACGCCACCGGACGAGACGCCACCGAACGAGGCGCAGCACGACAGCACCACCCCACAGACGGAGGACGGACAGTGA
- a CDS encoding branched-chain amino acid ABC transporter permease: MSTNTTKDTATTTASAQRTPLWRGLTLAGGLATVASTLLAWTYTDEFPGDLTYYFSPAGLQALTLVAGLLTTLLALASYDVKGLRWLAPAGTTRALRASALGGFATTWFTVIAITVDLGGLVNLEPGGFVAALASALPAVTAFLLPDDTRTPKRPQRLAPWMEILLIVAAFAIALHAITYGVGIDDEESEVFIGYLITAGFTIAALSRAGLISRLSALTGNYRTATAAAAFAAAAAFPFTQSDDQYLQLGVNILIFATVALGLNVVVGLAGLLDLGYVAFLGVGAYTAALVSGSTASTFDIQFPFWAAVLTGALAALVFGVVIGAPTLRLRGDYLAIVTLGFGEIFRIAVGNLDGDSGPNLTNGPNGIPNIPDLVIFGYDFGESHTIGGFELGSFANYYLLMLLFTILVVLVFSRAGNSRIGRAWVAIREDETAATAMGINGFRLKLIAFALGATLAGVAGTVWAHVSYTVVPEQYVFTGPVAPNSAFLLAAVILGGMGTIGGPLLGAALLFLIPEKLTFLADYQLLAFGLALILLMRFRPEGLIANRRQQLEYHETDQLDVPENGLPEGTVSVTKAEA; the protein is encoded by the coding sequence ATGAGCACCAACACCACCAAGGACACCGCCACCACCACGGCAAGCGCCCAGCGCACGCCCCTGTGGCGCGGCCTCACCCTCGCCGGCGGCCTCGCCACCGTCGCCAGCACCCTCCTCGCCTGGACCTACACCGACGAATTCCCCGGCGACCTCACCTACTACTTCTCACCCGCCGGACTCCAGGCCCTCACCCTCGTCGCCGGCCTCCTCACCACACTCCTCGCACTCGCCTCCTACGACGTCAAGGGACTGCGCTGGCTGGCACCCGCCGGCACCACCCGCGCCCTGCGAGCCAGCGCCCTCGGCGGCTTCGCCACCACCTGGTTCACGGTCATCGCCATCACCGTCGACCTCGGCGGCCTGGTCAACCTGGAGCCCGGCGGCTTCGTCGCCGCCCTCGCCTCCGCGCTCCCCGCCGTCACCGCCTTCCTCCTCCCCGACGACACCAGGACCCCGAAGCGCCCCCAGCGCCTCGCCCCCTGGATGGAGATCCTGCTGATCGTCGCCGCCTTCGCGATCGCCCTCCACGCGATCACCTACGGAGTCGGCATCGACGACGAGGAGAGCGAGGTCTTCATCGGCTACCTGATCACCGCCGGCTTCACCATCGCCGCACTCTCCAGGGCCGGACTGATCAGCCGCCTCTCCGCGCTGACCGGCAACTACCGCACCGCCACCGCCGCCGCGGCCTTCGCCGCAGCCGCCGCCTTCCCCTTCACCCAGTCCGACGACCAGTACCTCCAGCTCGGCGTGAACATCCTCATCTTCGCGACCGTCGCCCTCGGACTGAACGTCGTCGTCGGCCTCGCCGGCCTCCTGGACCTCGGATACGTCGCCTTCCTCGGCGTCGGCGCCTACACCGCGGCCCTCGTCTCCGGCTCCACCGCCTCCACCTTCGACATCCAGTTCCCCTTCTGGGCCGCCGTCCTCACCGGCGCCCTCGCCGCGCTCGTCTTCGGCGTCGTCATCGGCGCCCCCACCCTGCGACTCCGCGGCGACTACCTCGCCATCGTCACCCTCGGCTTCGGAGAGATCTTCCGCATCGCCGTCGGCAACCTCGACGGCGACTCCGGCCCCAACCTCACCAACGGCCCCAACGGCATCCCCAACATCCCCGACCTCGTCATCTTCGGATACGACTTCGGCGAGTCCCACACCATCGGCGGGTTCGAACTCGGCTCCTTCGCCAACTACTACCTGCTGATGCTCCTCTTCACGATCCTCGTCGTCCTCGTGTTCAGCCGCGCCGGCAACAGCCGCATCGGCCGCGCCTGGGTCGCCATCCGTGAAGACGAGACCGCCGCCACCGCCATGGGCATCAACGGCTTCCGCCTCAAGCTCATCGCCTTCGCCCTCGGCGCCACCCTCGCCGGCGTCGCCGGCACCGTCTGGGCCCACGTCTCCTACACCGTCGTCCCCGAGCAGTACGTCTTCACCGGCCCCGTCGCCCCCAACTCCGCCTTCCTCCTCGCCGCCGTCATCCTCGGCGGCATGGGCACCATCGGCGGACCCCTCCTCGGCGCCGCACTGCTCTTCCTCATCCCCGAAAAGCTGACCTTCCTCGCGGACTACCAGCTGCTCGCCTTCGGACTCGCGCTCATCCTCCTGATGCGCTTCCGCCCCGAAGGACTGATCGCCAACCGGCGACAGCAACTCGAATACCACGAGACCGACCAGCTCGACGTGCCCGAGAACGGCCTCCCCGAAGGAACCGTCAGCGTCACCAAGGCGGAGGCGTGA
- a CDS encoding branched-chain amino acid ABC transporter permease, with protein MHELPQTLADGLTLGALYGLIAIGYTMVYGIVQLINFAHGEIFMIGGFGALTIYLVLPSGTALALALPLMLIGGVIASIAVATAAERFAYRPLRNAPRLAPLITAIGLSIALQQLIWAFYPDAKKARTFPQFEGKSIELLDNLHIQRGDLFLLLAAPMCMLALGLFVSKSRSGRAMQATAQDPDTAKLMGIDTDRIIVMAFAIGGAFAAVAATAHGLKYGQINFEMGFIAGLKAFTAAVLGGIGNIYGAMLGGVVLGFAEALAIQYIEDIPGMAQLGGGAWKDVWAFTLLIVVLLVRPQGLLGERVADRA; from the coding sequence GTGCACGAACTGCCGCAAACGCTGGCCGACGGCCTGACCCTCGGCGCCCTGTATGGCCTGATCGCCATCGGCTACACCATGGTCTACGGCATCGTCCAGCTCATCAACTTCGCCCACGGCGAGATCTTCATGATCGGGGGCTTCGGCGCCCTCACCATCTACCTGGTGCTCCCCAGCGGCACCGCACTCGCCCTGGCACTCCCCCTCATGCTCATCGGGGGCGTCATCGCGTCGATCGCCGTCGCCACAGCCGCCGAACGCTTCGCCTACCGGCCCCTGCGTAACGCACCCAGACTGGCCCCGTTGATCACGGCCATCGGCCTGTCCATCGCCCTCCAGCAGCTCATCTGGGCCTTCTACCCCGACGCCAAGAAGGCCCGCACCTTCCCCCAGTTCGAAGGCAAGTCCATCGAGCTCCTGGACAACCTGCACATCCAGCGCGGCGACCTCTTCCTGCTGCTCGCCGCCCCGATGTGCATGCTCGCCCTCGGCCTCTTCGTCTCCAAGAGCCGCTCCGGACGCGCCATGCAGGCCACCGCCCAGGACCCGGACACCGCCAAGCTCATGGGCATCGACACCGACCGCATCATCGTCATGGCCTTCGCCATCGGCGGCGCCTTCGCCGCCGTCGCGGCCACCGCCCACGGACTCAAGTACGGCCAGATCAACTTCGAGATGGGCTTCATCGCGGGACTGAAGGCCTTCACCGCCGCCGTCCTCGGCGGCATCGGCAACATCTACGGCGCCATGCTCGGCGGCGTGGTCCTCGGCTTCGCCGAAGCCCTCGCCATCCAGTACATCGAGGACATCCCCGGCATGGCCCAGCTCGGCGGCGGCGCCTGGAAGGACGTCTGGGCGTTCACTCTGCTCATCGTCGTCCTGCTGGTCAGGCCACAAGGTCTGCTCGGCGAACGCGTAGCGGACCGGGCGTGA
- a CDS encoding branched-chain amino acid ABC transporter substrate-binding protein yields the protein MRHRSLLILTSALTAGALTLSACGSRNDKKDNESDSGKTTVVIGVDAPLTGSLSALGQGIKNSVDLAVKTANEKNEVAGVTFKVQSFDDKAVPASGQQNATKLVGDDEVLGVVGPLNSGVAQSMQGVFAKADLAQISPANTNPALSQGDDWAKGDKKRPFETYFRTATTDVIQGRFAAQYFYKNAKKRKVFVVDDKQTYGAGLASIFADEFKRQGGKIVGTDHLTVKETDFAGIASKVKSSGADAVYFGGQYPEGGLLSDQIKKAGAEVPTIGGDALYDPAYIEASSQSNDGDYATSVGYPLEELESAKTFIENYGKQGYSDPYAAYGGYAYDAAWAIIQAVKTVAADNDGKLPDDARAKVTEALGKVSFQGVTGQVSFDEYGDTTNKQLTVYQVKGGRWESIESTTFKD from the coding sequence GTGCGACACCGTTCCTTGCTCATACTCACCTCCGCGCTCACCGCCGGAGCCCTCACTCTCTCCGCCTGTGGATCGCGGAACGACAAGAAAGACAACGAGAGTGACAGCGGTAAGACCACGGTGGTCATCGGAGTCGATGCCCCGCTGACCGGCTCCCTGTCCGCACTCGGCCAGGGCATCAAGAACTCCGTCGATCTCGCGGTGAAGACCGCCAACGAGAAGAACGAAGTCGCAGGCGTCACCTTCAAGGTCCAGTCCTTCGACGACAAGGCGGTCCCCGCCTCCGGCCAGCAGAACGCCACCAAGCTCGTCGGCGACGACGAGGTCCTCGGTGTCGTCGGCCCCCTGAACTCCGGCGTCGCCCAGTCCATGCAGGGCGTCTTCGCCAAGGCCGACCTCGCCCAGATCTCCCCCGCCAACACCAACCCGGCACTCAGCCAGGGCGACGACTGGGCCAAGGGCGACAAGAAGCGCCCCTTCGAGACCTACTTCCGCACCGCCACCACCGACGTCATCCAGGGCCGCTTCGCCGCCCAGTACTTCTACAAGAACGCCAAGAAGCGCAAGGTCTTCGTCGTCGACGACAAGCAGACCTACGGCGCCGGCCTCGCCTCGATCTTCGCCGACGAGTTCAAGCGCCAGGGCGGCAAGATCGTCGGCACCGACCACCTGACCGTCAAGGAGACCGACTTCGCCGGCATCGCCAGCAAGGTCAAGTCCTCCGGCGCCGACGCCGTCTACTTCGGCGGCCAGTACCCCGAAGGCGGACTCCTCTCCGACCAGATCAAGAAGGCCGGCGCCGAGGTCCCGACCATCGGCGGCGACGCCCTCTACGACCCCGCCTACATCGAAGCCTCCAGCCAGAGCAACGACGGCGACTACGCCACCTCCGTCGGCTACCCGCTCGAGGAGCTCGAGTCCGCCAAGACGTTCATCGAGAACTACGGCAAGCAGGGCTACTCCGACCCGTACGCGGCCTACGGCGGCTACGCCTACGACGCCGCCTGGGCCATCATCCAGGCCGTGAAGACCGTCGCCGCGGACAACGACGGCAAGCTCCCCGACGACGCCCGCGCCAAGGTCACCGAGGCGCTCGGCAAGGTCTCCTTCCAGGGCGTGACCGGTCAGGTCTCCTTCGACGAGTACGGCGACACCACCAACAAGCAGCTCACCGTCTACCAGGTCAAGGGCGGCCGGTGGGAGTCCATCGAGAGCACCACGTTCAAGGACTGA
- a CDS encoding hotdog fold thioesterase, whose product MGEQTSATFPQEVIDEYAALGVDLPSLFSAGHLGIRMGVRIREASAERVVGTMPVEGNTQPYGLLHGGASAVLAETLGSIGAMLHGGSRKIAVGVDLNCTHHRGVRSGLVTGVATPVHRGRSTATYEIVITDEQDRRVCTARLTCMVREADADATLRDVKEARSAAGA is encoded by the coding sequence ATGGGCGAGCAGACCAGCGCGACATTCCCCCAAGAGGTCATCGACGAGTACGCGGCGCTCGGCGTCGACCTTCCCTCACTGTTCTCCGCGGGGCACCTCGGCATCCGGATGGGCGTGCGGATCCGCGAAGCCTCCGCCGAGCGCGTCGTCGGCACCATGCCGGTCGAAGGCAACACCCAGCCGTACGGGCTGCTGCACGGCGGCGCCTCCGCGGTACTGGCCGAGACCCTCGGCTCCATCGGCGCCATGCTGCACGGCGGCAGCCGCAAGATCGCGGTCGGAGTGGATCTCAACTGCACCCACCACCGCGGCGTCCGCTCCGGCCTCGTCACCGGCGTCGCCACCCCCGTGCACCGCGGCCGCTCCACCGCCACCTACGAGATCGTCATCACCGACGAACAGGACCGCCGGGTCTGCACCGCCCGGCTGACCTGCATGGTGCGCGAAGCCGACGCCGACGCCACGCTGCGCGACGTGAAGGAGGCCCGGAGCGCCGCCGGCGCCTGA
- a CDS encoding FdhF/YdeP family oxidoreductase, which yields MAAKPPAGDPIQDAPEVTAPQHAAAGLPAIGHTLRIAQQQMGVRRTAQTLLKVNQKDGFDCPGCAWPEGEKRHTAEFCENGAKAVAEEATLRRVTPDFFAAHPVTDLATRSGYWLGQQGRITHPMYLAAGAETYEAVTWERAFEIIAEELKTLDSPDEALFYTSGRTSNEAAFLLQLFAREFGTNNLPDCSNMCHESSGSALTETIGIGKGSVSLDDLHQADLIIIAGQNPGTNHPRMLSALEKAKAAGAKIISINPLPEAGLERFKNPQTPQGMLKGVALTDLFLQIRIGGDQALFRLLNKLVLETDGAVDEAFVREHTHGFEEFAEAARAADWEETLTATGLERAEIERALAMILASKRTIACWAMGLTQHKHAVATIREVVNLLLLRGDIGRPGAGVCPVRGHSNVQGDRTMGIFERPAPAFLDALEKEFGFAPPRHHGYDVVRSIEALRDGKAKVFFAMGGNFVGAAPDTEVTEAAMRRAALTVHVSTKLNRSHAVTGHRALILPTLGRTDKDVQQSGKQFVTVEDSMGLVHASRGNLPPASPHLLSEPAIVARMARAVLGADSTTPWEEFERDYATIRDRIARVIPGFQDFNARVAHPDGFALPHAPRDERRFPTATGKANFTAAEVEYPHVPEGRLLLQTLRSHDQYNTTIYGLDDRYRGIKGGRRVVLVHAEDARERGFTDGSYVDLISEWTDGVERRAEGFRVVHYPTARGCAAAYYPETNVLVPLDATADTSNTPMSKSVVVRLEPSRPA from the coding sequence ATGGCAGCCAAGCCGCCCGCCGGGGACCCGATCCAGGACGCCCCCGAGGTCACCGCCCCGCAGCACGCCGCCGCCGGGCTGCCCGCCATCGGCCACACCCTGCGCATCGCCCAGCAGCAGATGGGCGTGCGCCGCACCGCGCAGACCCTGCTCAAGGTCAACCAGAAAGACGGCTTCGACTGCCCCGGCTGCGCCTGGCCCGAGGGTGAGAAGCGGCACACCGCGGAGTTCTGCGAGAACGGCGCCAAGGCCGTCGCCGAGGAGGCGACGCTGCGCCGCGTCACCCCCGACTTCTTCGCCGCCCACCCGGTCACCGACCTCGCCACCCGCAGCGGCTACTGGCTCGGGCAGCAGGGCCGGATCACCCACCCGATGTACCTGGCGGCGGGCGCGGAGACCTACGAGGCCGTCACCTGGGAGCGCGCCTTCGAGATCATCGCGGAGGAGCTGAAGACCCTCGACTCCCCGGACGAGGCCCTCTTCTACACCTCGGGCCGCACCAGCAACGAGGCCGCCTTCCTGCTCCAGCTGTTCGCCCGCGAGTTCGGCACCAACAACCTGCCGGACTGCTCCAACATGTGCCACGAGTCCTCCGGCTCCGCCCTCACGGAGACCATCGGCATCGGCAAGGGCAGCGTCTCCCTGGACGACCTCCACCAGGCCGACCTGATCATCATCGCCGGACAGAACCCGGGCACCAACCACCCCCGGATGCTCTCCGCCCTGGAGAAGGCCAAGGCGGCCGGCGCCAAGATCATCTCGATCAACCCGCTGCCCGAGGCCGGACTGGAGCGCTTCAAGAACCCCCAGACCCCCCAGGGCATGCTCAAGGGCGTCGCCCTGACCGACCTCTTCCTCCAGATCCGCATCGGCGGCGACCAGGCGCTCTTCCGTCTCCTCAACAAGCTCGTCCTGGAGACCGACGGCGCCGTCGACGAGGCGTTCGTCCGCGAGCACACCCACGGCTTCGAGGAGTTCGCCGAGGCCGCCCGCGCCGCCGACTGGGAGGAGACCCTCACCGCGACCGGCCTGGAGCGCGCGGAGATCGAGCGCGCCCTCGCCATGATCCTCGCCTCGAAGCGCACCATCGCCTGCTGGGCCATGGGCCTCACCCAGCACAAGCACGCCGTCGCCACCATCAGGGAAGTCGTCAACCTCCTCCTGCTGCGCGGCGACATCGGCCGCCCCGGCGCCGGAGTCTGCCCCGTCCGCGGACACTCCAACGTCCAGGGCGACCGCACCATGGGCATCTTCGAGCGGCCCGCGCCCGCGTTCCTCGACGCCCTGGAGAAGGAGTTCGGCTTCGCGCCGCCCCGCCACCACGGCTACGACGTCGTCCGGTCCATCGAGGCCCTCCGCGACGGCAAGGCGAAGGTCTTCTTCGCCATGGGCGGCAACTTCGTCGGCGCCGCCCCCGACACCGAGGTCACCGAGGCGGCCATGCGCCGCGCCGCCCTCACCGTCCACGTCTCCACCAAGCTCAACCGCTCCCACGCCGTCACCGGCCACCGCGCGCTGATCCTGCCCACCCTCGGACGCACCGACAAGGACGTCCAACAGAGCGGAAAGCAGTTCGTCACCGTCGAGGACTCGATGGGCCTGGTCCACGCCTCCCGCGGCAACCTCCCGCCCGCCAGCCCCCACCTGCTCTCCGAACCGGCCATCGTCGCCCGCATGGCGCGCGCCGTCCTCGGCGCGGACTCCACCACCCCCTGGGAGGAGTTCGAACGGGACTACGCCACCATCCGCGACCGCATCGCCCGGGTCATCCCCGGCTTCCAGGACTTCAACGCCCGCGTCGCCCACCCCGACGGCTTCGCCCTGCCCCACGCGCCCCGCGACGAACGACGCTTCCCCACCGCCACCGGCAAGGCCAACTTCACCGCTGCCGAGGTCGAGTACCCGCACGTCCCCGAAGGCCGCCTGCTGCTCCAGACGCTCCGCTCCCACGACCAGTACAACACCACCATCTACGGCCTCGACGACCGCTACCGCGGCATCAAGGGCGGCCGCCGGGTCGTCCTGGTCCACGCCGAGGACGCCCGGGAGCGCGGGTTCACCGACGGCTCCTACGTCGACCTGATCAGCGAGTGGACGGACGGCGTCGAGCGCCGGGCCGAAGGCTTCCGCGTCGTCCACTACCCCACCGCCCGGGGCTGCGCCGCCGCCTACTACCCCGAGACCAACGTGCTGGTCCCCCTCGACGCCACCGCCGACACCAGCAACACCCCGATGAGCAAGTCCGTGGTCGTCCGCCTGGAACCATCCCGCCCGGCCTAA